Genomic segment of Syntrophorhabdaceae bacterium:
GGTCTCTCACCACCATGGACCTGGACAACCCCTGTCGCTTCGCTATCTCATCCACCGCCGCGTAAAGCGGTTTCTCCAATACCACATTCACTCTCGCATTCTTGGTCGGCATGAGATCTCCTTTCGCTTATCAGTGTAACACTTGTGATACACCGGGTCAAGGGAACGATGAAACGGGTGTGATTCGGAGCGCGGCTGTTCGGGGATGAGGCATGGCGCGAGCCGGAGGACACGCAGGAAACATAGCCTGAAAAAACAGCAAGAAACCCAATCCATACGAACTTCACGTCATGTTTGAGTGTATTGGGCAAAGCCAGGGCATCGTTGCGAGCAGGTGATTGAAACTTGCCCGAGAGGGTTACTTGCTCTCCAATGAACGTTTCCTCCCTATTCCCGTAGTTGGTGGTGAGGGAGGAGACTGGGGGGCACGGGGTCAAATCTTTATTCTTGACAAATGCACTTTCCAGTGCGAAAGATTCTTGACACTATCCTCCTCTCCAAGGCCGGACAGGTGACGTTCAATAAGTAAACAACTCAGCCCGTCAGACTCCCTCCGTCTTATATTTCAGCGTAATGCAAGAAGACAGGCACCTTGCTTGAGAAAGTTATTTCGTTATTAACGAAGGCCCCCTGGTTGTTCAACTGCCGCTGTTGCGGGTCTTTAGCCCTTTGTTAGCAAGTCTTATTCTCTCCAATGTTGCGGTTCGTTAAGAGCTCTTGAGCATTCTACCTTTCCGTTGATATTCCTTAAGGCATCACCATTTAATGCTTGAACCATCCATGCCGCTGAATGCTCTTCAGGTATGGGATAGGGCGCTTCAAACCCCTGTCTTCCTGCCGGAGCGAATCCGCAACGTGGATAATATGTAGGGTGTCCGAGAACAAATACTAACTCTGTTCCTGATGCCTTCAATCGTTTTAGCCCCTCGTTAATTAGCTTCTGCCCGATTCCGCGTTTTTGAACGTCTGGGAGTATTGCTAACGGAGCTAGTATTTGAGCAGATACTGGGGATTCGGTTTGGGTGATTCTAACTTTTGTGTAAAGAATATGCCCGATCAGTTTGTCATCAT
This window contains:
- a CDS encoding N-acetyltransferase, which produces DDKLIGHILYTKVRITQTESPVSAQILAPLAILPDVQKRGIGQKLINEGLKRLKASGTELVFVLGHPTYYPRCGFAPAGRQGFEAPYPIPEEHSAAWMVQALNGDALRNINGKVECSRALNEPQHWRE